In Marinibacterium anthonyi, the DNA window GCGCCTTGAGGATCTCGACCCGTTGCTGCATGCCGACGCCGATGTCCTCGACGATGGCGTCGGGGTCGACGTTCAGACCGTATTCCTGCGCCAGTCCCAGCAGCGCCTTGCGGGCGCGCGCCAGCGACGGTTTCAAAAGCCCGCTGTCCTCGGCGCCCAGGATGACGTTTTCCAGGACGGTGAAATTCTCGACCAGCTTGAAATGCTGGAAGACCATGCCGATGCCGGCGGCGATGGCGGCCTGGCTGTCGGTGATCAGCGTCTCGCGCCCGTTGATGCGGATGTCGCCGCTGTCGGCCTTGTAGAACCCGTATAGGATCGACATCAGCGTCGATTTCCCGGCCCCGTTTTCGCCGATGATGCCGTGGATCGTGCCCGGCATGACGCGGATGGATATGTCCTTGTTGGCCTGCACAGGGCCGAAGGCCTTGGAGATGCCTATGAGTTCGATGGCGGGGGCTGTCACGCGGGCACTCCTGCAGTCTGGCTGCGGCCATCCTTTACGCCAGGATGGCCGCAGCCGTCAGTTCACTACGATCGTATCAGAACGACAGCGCCGGGCAGCTGTCGTCGCTGGTGTAGTCGTGGACGGTGATGTCGCCGGCGATGATGTCGGCCTTGGCCTTCTCGACGGCGGTCTTCATCTCGGGGGTGATCAGTTCCGCGTTGTATTCGTCCATCGCGTAGCCGACGCCGTTGTCGGCCAGGCCCAGGATCTCGACCTTGCCGCCTTCCAGGTCGTCTCCGGCCTTCATCGCTTCGTAGACCGCCACGTCGACGCGCTTGAGCATCGAGGTCAGGACCTTGCCGGGGTGCAGGTAGTTCTGGTTGCTGTCCACGCCGATCGACAGGATGCCTTCGTCGGCCGCAGTCTGCAGAACGCCCACGCCGGTGCCGCCGGCGGCCGCATAGATCACGTCCGCGCCCTGGCTGATCTGCGCCTTGGTCAGTTCCGACCCCTTGACCGGGTCGTTCCAGGCCGACGGGGTGGTGCCGGTCATGTTGGCGATGATCTTGGCTTCGGGGTTGGCCGCCTTGACGCCCTGGGCATAGCCGCAGGCGAACTTGCGGATCAGCGGAACGTCCATGCCGCCGATGAAGCCGACGGTGTTCGACTTGGTGGCCATCGCCGCCAGGACGCCGACCAGGTAGGACCCTTCATGTTCGGTGAAGCCGATGGTCAGCACGTTGGGCGCGTCCACGTAGCCGTCGATGGTCACGAAGGTGGTGTCGGGGTAATCCGGTGCGACCTCGGCCAGGGGGGCCGACATGGCGAAGCCGGTGGTGATCACCGGGTTGGCACCGGATTCGGCAAAGCGGCGCAGCGCCTGTTCCCGCTGGGCTTCGGACTGCAGCTCGATCTCGAGGAACTTGCCGTTGAATTCGTCGGCCCACCGCTTGGCGCCGTTGAAGGCGGCTTCGTTGAACGACTTGTCGAACTTGCCGCCCAGGTCGAAGATCACGGCCGGGTCGGCCAGGGCCGCGCCGGTGCCGAGCACGACGGCAGCGGCCGCGCCAAGTAGTTTCGTCATCACGGTCATATCGGTTAACTCCCGGTTGGTTCGTCTATTGGGGCGCGTGGACTGGCCCGGCCCATCTGGTCAGATCGGGTTTGATCAGGCCAATTAAGTGCAGTGCCGTCGCAGGCGGTCAACCGCTTTTTGCCGCTGCAGCAGTGCTTTCCCCCGCGTCTACGCAGGGATTTCCCGTGACATGATCAGCGCGTCGGCAGCCATGCCATCGGGCCGCGCGTAGTAGCGCCTGCGCCGGCCCGCTTCCGTGTAACCGCAAGCGTCGTAAAGACTTCGCGCGCCGGGGTTGTCCTCGGCCACTTCCAGAAAGGCGCGCGTGGCGCCTAGGGCGGCGGCATCGGCCTGCCAGCGCGCCATCAGGGCGCGGGCAAGGCCCCGGCGGCGGTGTTCGGGATGGGTGGCGATGGTCAGCAATTCGGCTTCGTCCAGCACCACGCGGACCAGCGCGAAGGCGCGGGTGTCGCCGGTGGCGAAGGTGCCGGGCAGGGACAGCAGGTCGCGGAATTCACCCTCGGACCAGGGGCGCGACTGGGTGAAGGCTGCCAGGTGCAGGGCCGCCATGTCCGCCGGGGTCAGGGGGAGTGTCAATCCAGCAGGACCGGCGGCCGCTCGCGCGAAGGCGCGGCGTCGGCCGGGCGGATGTAAAGCGGCGCGGGGCGCGGAGTGGCGGGATCGGCATAGCGACGGGCGGCGATGCGGGCGATGCCCTGGACCAGCGAATGCGCGGGGCGTTGAAGGGGCAGATCGAAGGCCATCAGGGGCATGTCCGGGGCGAACCGCCCGGCCAGCTGTTCCCAGCCGGTGCTGTCACCGTCCGAATGGATCATCTGCGGGTCCTGTGGGCCGCCGGTGTCGAAGACCTGGTAATAAGCGCCCCCGCGCGATGCGCTGACGGCCGCGACCATGGGGCGGGGGGCGTCAAGTGCCACGGCTTCAAGCGTGCTGACGCCCACGGCCGGGATGCCCAGCCCCAGGGCCAGGCCCCGCGCGGCAGAGACGGAGATGCGGATGCCGGTGAAATTGCCGGGCCCGGTGCCCACGCCGATCGCGTCGAGGTCGGACAAGGCAAGACCCGCGCGCGCCAGCATTTCTTCCAGCGCCGGGATCAGCCGTTCGGCCTGGCCCCGCGACATGGATTCTGACGTCTGGTCAACCACTTCGCCGCCCGACACAAGGCAGGCGGCGACATGCGGTCCGGAGGTGTCGAAGGCCAGCAAGGTCGGCCCCGAGGAAGACACGTCAGACGAGGACACGTCAGACGAGGACACGTCAGACGAGGACACGTCAGACGAGGACACGTCAGACGAGGACAGGGCGAACCTCGGTCACTTCGGGAATGTAGTGACGCAGCAGGTTCTCGATCCCCATCTTCAGGGTCAGCGTGGACGAGGGGCAGCCGGCGCAGGCGCCCTGCATGTGCAGATAGACCACGCCCCGGTCGAAACCGTGGAACGTGATGTCGCCGCCGTCCTGGGCGACTGCGGGGCGCACGCGGCTGTCCAGCAGTTCCTTGATCTGGCCGACAATCTCTGAATCCTCGCCCGCGTCATGGTCGGAATGGCCCGAGGCCATGTCCTGGGCGCCGTCCATGACCGGCTGGCCGGATTGGTAATGTTCCATCACCGCGCCAAGGATGGCGGGCTTGATGTGGTCCCAGTCGACCGCGTCGGCCTTGGTTACGGTCACGAAGTCACTGCCGAAGAACACGCCGGTCACGCCGTCGACACCGAAGATGCGGGCGGCAAGCGGGGATTTGGTGGCGGCTTCGGCCGAAGGGAAGTCGGCGGTGCCCGCGTCCAGAACGCTCTGGCCGGGCAGGAATTTCAGCGTGGCGGGATTCGGGGTCGATTCCGTCTGGATGAACATGGGGGCGCCTCCGTTTGCACCTGATGGATATGCGGGCCAACGGCCCTCAAGTCAAGATTTAGAACCATTATAAACTGGTTCGGGGCCAAGCGCATCCCCCCAAAGTCGATGCCCCCGGGGGGCCTGACGCGGCCCGGGCGTCAGGTGATGTCTTCGAGCTTTTCCTTGCTCAGGTCGCCGGGCACGATGGTGACGGGCACGGGCAGGGTGCCGGCGCTGCGCGACATCTGGCTGACCAGCGGGCCGGGGCCCTTGTTGTCGACACCGGCGCCCAGCACCAGCACGCCGATTTCCGGGTCGGACTTGATCTGGGCGATGATCTCGTCGATGGGATCGCCTTCGCGGATGATCAGCTCCGGCTCGACGCCCTGGCGGTCGCGCATCCACTTGGCGAAGACCTCGAAATGCGCCTCGATCCGCTCGCGGGCTTCTTCGCGCATGATATCGCCGACACCGATCCAGTGGTTGAATTCGTCCGGCGGGATGACCGACAGGATCTGCACGCCTCCACCGGTCTTCGCCGCGCGCATGGCGGCGAAACGCATGGCGTTCAGGCATTCTCGGCTGTCGTCCAGAACGACGAGGAACTTGCGCATCTCATCTCTCCCGTGGCGCGGATCATGGCGCAAGCCGTGGGGGCGTGCAACAGATTGCGAAATGGTGAACTCTCCCGCCCTTGCAGGCGGTCTCGTGGCAGGCTCAGGCCGAAGCGGCCCAATCCCAGTACAATTCGCGCACGCGGCGGGTCACCGGACCCACCTGGTACTGCGTGTCGTCGAAGGCCGAAATGGGCGTGACCTTGTTCATGTTGCCCGACAGGAACACCTCGTCCGCGTCGTGCACGTCGTCGAAGCTCATCACGGTTTCATGCACCGCCACACCGTCCGCGCGCAGGTTGGCGATATGGCGCGCGCGGGTGATGCCGGCCAGGAAGGTGCCGTTGGCGACGGGGGTAAAGACCTCGCCATCCTTGACGGTAAAGACGTTGGCCGTGGCGCTTTCGGCCAGGTTGCCCAGGGCATCGGCCACCAGCGCATTGCCGAACCCCTTGGCGCGCGCCTCGGCCAGCATGCGGGCGTTGTTGGGATAAAGGCACCCGGCCTTGGCATTGACCACCGCGTTTTCCAGAACCGGCCGCCGGAACCGGGTCGTCGTGACGGTGGCCGAGGCGGTTTCGGGCGCCATCGGAATCTGTTCCAGGCTGATGGCAAAGCCGGTCTTGTCCGGCGACGGCATGATGGCCGAAGCGTCGCCGTCGATCGCCCAGTACATCGGCCGGATATAGACGGCGGCATCGGGCGCATAGGCCTTCAGCCCCTCGGCGACGATCTCCATCATGTCCTGCGCC includes these proteins:
- the ilvE_1 gene encoding Branched-chain-amino-acid aminotransferase; the encoded protein is MAVGTHIRTYFEGTWHDGDAPIMRAADHGAWLGSTVFDGARHVRGLTPDLDRHCARVNASAEALMITPTVTAQDMMEIVAEGLKAYAPDAAVYIRPMYWAIDGDASAIMPSPDKTGFAISLEQIPMAPETASATVTTTRFRRPVLENAVVNAKAGCLYPNNARMLAEARAKGFGNALVADALGNLAESATANVFTVKDGEVFTPVANGTFLAGITRARHIANLRADGVAVHETVMSFDDVHDADEVFLSGNMNKVTPISAFDDTQYQVGPVTRRVRELYWDWAASA
- a CDS encoding Universal stress protein family protein — translated: MRKFLVVLDDSRECLNAMRFAAMRAAKTGGGVQILSVIPPDEFNHWIGVGDIMREEARERIEAHFEVFAKWMRDRQGVEPELIIREGDPIDEIIAQIKSDPEIGVLVLGAGVDNKGPGPLVSQMSRSAGTLPVPVTIVPGDLSKEKLEDIT
- the gcp_1 gene encoding t(6)A37 threonylcarbamoyladenosine biosynthesis protein; its protein translation is MLAFDTSGPHVAACLVSGGEVVDQTSESMSRGQAERLIPALEEMLARAGLALSDLDAIGVGTGPGNFTGIRISVSAARGLALGLGIPAVGVSTLEAVALDAPRPMVAAVSASRGGAYYQVFDTGGPQDPQMIHSDGDSTGWEQLAGRFAPDMPLMAFDLPLQRPAHSLVQGIARIAARRYADPATPRPAPLYIRPADAAPSRERPPVLLD
- the tmpC gene encoding Purine nucleoside receptor A codes for the protein MTVMTKLLGAAAAVVLGTGAALADPAVIFDLGGKFDKSFNEAAFNGAKRWADEFNGKFLEIELQSEAQREQALRRFAESGANPVITTGFAMSAPLAEVAPDYPDTTFVTIDGYVDAPNVLTIGFTEHEGSYLVGVLAAMATKSNTVGFIGGMDVPLIRKFACGYAQGVKAANPEAKIIANMTGTTPSAWNDPVKGSELTKAQISQGADVIYAAAGGTGVGVLQTAADEGILSIGVDSNQNYLHPGKVLTSMLKRVDVAVYEAMKAGDDLEGGKVEILGLADNGVGYAMDEYNAELITPEMKTAVEKAKADIIAGDITVHDYTSDDSCPALSF
- a CDS encoding ribosomal-protein-alanine N-acetyltransferase; this translates as MTLPLTPADMAALHLAAFTQSRPWSEGEFRDLLSLPGTFATGDTRAFALVRVVLDEAELLTIATHPEHRRRGLARALMARWQADAAALGATRAFLEVAEDNPGARSLYDACGYTEAGRRRRYYARPDGMAADALIMSREIPA
- a CDS encoding Fe/S biogenesis protein NfuA, translated to MFIQTESTPNPATLKFLPGQSVLDAGTADFPSAEAATKSPLAARIFGVDGVTGVFFGSDFVTVTKADAVDWDHIKPAILGAVMEHYQSGQPVMDGAQDMASGHSDHDAGEDSEIVGQIKELLDSRVRPAVAQDGGDITFHGFDRGVVYLHMQGACAGCPSSTLTLKMGIENLLRHYIPEVTEVRPVLV